A genomic segment from Comamonas terrigena NBRC 13299 encodes:
- the queA gene encoding tRNA preQ1(34) S-adenosylmethionine ribosyltransferase-isomerase QueA, whose product MSFSPRPHTLSDFDFALPEHLIAQHPAAERSASRLLDGRQSPPVDRVFKELPDLLHEGDLLVFNDTKVVKARVFGEKASGGKLELLIERVLEGNEVVAHMKVSKKPLPGAKIHLHGGLGKGGFDATLLGRWPDESGPLFRFALQGAHNATPWDLMEQFGHLPLPPYIARNQNSDEDPDEAEDTERYQTVFASHPGAVAAPTAALHFDQGVLDALKERGVETASVTLHVGAGTFQPVKVENIAEHQMHSEWYNIPLGTLAALERCRQRRGRIIAVGTTSVRTLESWARTGQISGDTNIFITPGFEFRVVDCLITNFHLPKSTLMMLVSALAGYKHVMELYQHAVQNEYRFFSYGDSMLLERKR is encoded by the coding sequence ATGTCTTTCAGTCCCCGCCCGCACACCCTCAGTGATTTCGACTTTGCTCTGCCCGAGCATCTGATTGCCCAACACCCTGCCGCCGAACGCAGCGCCTCGCGCCTGCTGGACGGCCGCCAGAGCCCTCCGGTGGACCGCGTGTTCAAAGAGCTGCCCGATCTGCTGCACGAAGGCGATCTGCTGGTCTTCAACGACACCAAGGTGGTCAAGGCCCGCGTGTTCGGAGAAAAAGCCAGTGGCGGCAAGCTGGAACTGCTGATCGAACGCGTGCTGGAAGGCAACGAGGTCGTGGCCCATATGAAGGTCAGCAAGAAGCCCCTGCCTGGCGCCAAGATCCATCTGCACGGCGGTCTGGGCAAGGGCGGCTTCGATGCCACGCTGCTGGGCCGCTGGCCCGATGAAAGCGGCCCGCTGTTCCGCTTTGCGCTGCAGGGCGCCCACAACGCCACCCCCTGGGATCTGATGGAGCAGTTCGGCCACCTGCCGCTGCCGCCCTACATCGCCCGCAACCAGAACAGCGACGAAGACCCGGACGAAGCCGAGGACACCGAACGCTACCAGACCGTTTTCGCCAGCCACCCCGGCGCCGTCGCGGCGCCCACGGCAGCCCTGCACTTCGACCAGGGCGTGCTGGATGCGCTGAAGGAGCGCGGCGTGGAGACCGCCTCAGTCACGCTGCACGTGGGGGCCGGCACCTTCCAGCCGGTGAAGGTGGAGAACATCGCCGAACACCAGATGCACAGCGAGTGGTACAACATTCCGCTGGGCACGCTGGCTGCGCTGGAGCGCTGCCGCCAGCGCCGTGGCCGCATCATCGCCGTGGGTACCACCAGCGTGCGCACGCTGGAATCCTGGGCCCGCACCGGCCAGATCAGCGGCGACACCAACATCTTCATCACCCCGGGCTTCGAGTTCCGCGTGGTGGACTGCCTGATCACCAACTTCCACCTGCCCAAGAGTACGCTGATGATGCTGGTCAGCGCCCTGGCCGGCTACAAGCACGTGATGGAGCTGTACCAGCATGCGGTGCAGAACGAGTACCGCTTCTTCAGCTACGGCGATTCGATGCTGCTGGAGCGCAAGCGCTGA
- a CDS encoding HD-GYP domain-containing protein, producing MFKRISVQHLTTGMYIYEMCGPWISHPFWRSAFLLTDASDLQRLRKSKVTEVWIDPARGKDIAPGVPCVVWDPQQTSDPDRTPPTAKPQARPLAAIDTAPTSLGKELHTAMALCEQSRDAMLDMFSEARMGRAIGMDMAENLVNEITGSVLRSPDALLSVARLKTADNYTYMHSVAVSGLMVALARKLGHDEAAVRRAGMAGLLHDLGKAHMDPAILNKPGQLTDAEFAHIKGHPRAAYDLLCGSSDMDATVLDACLHHHERLDGGGYPDGLGGDEISLLARMTAICDVYDAITSDRPYKKGWPPSESLRRMAEWTGTHLDKRLFETFVKTVGIYPVGSLVRLQSERLAVVSEPSVKSLTAPRVVVFYCTQSQRNLSPQLVDLSQPGQDRIVCQEDPGEWPFTHLETLWRKGAAATA from the coding sequence ATGTTCAAGCGCATCTCCGTTCAGCACCTGACCACCGGCATGTACATCTACGAGATGTGCGGCCCCTGGATCTCCCACCCTTTCTGGCGCAGTGCCTTCCTGCTGACCGATGCGTCCGACCTGCAGCGGCTGCGCAAAAGCAAGGTCACGGAGGTCTGGATCGATCCGGCCCGCGGCAAGGACATTGCCCCCGGCGTGCCCTGCGTGGTCTGGGATCCCCAGCAGACATCCGACCCGGACCGCACACCGCCCACGGCCAAACCGCAGGCGCGCCCGCTGGCGGCCATCGACACGGCGCCGACCTCCCTTGGCAAGGAGCTGCACACGGCCATGGCGCTGTGCGAGCAGTCGCGCGATGCCATGCTGGACATGTTCAGCGAAGCCCGCATGGGGCGCGCCATCGGCATGGACATGGCCGAGAACCTGGTCAACGAAATCACCGGCTCCGTGCTGCGCAGCCCGGATGCACTGCTGAGCGTGGCGCGCCTGAAGACGGCCGACAACTACACCTATATGCACTCGGTGGCGGTCAGCGGCCTGATGGTGGCGCTGGCACGCAAGCTGGGCCATGACGAGGCCGCGGTCCGGCGCGCCGGCATGGCCGGCCTGCTGCACGACCTGGGCAAGGCCCACATGGACCCGGCCATTCTGAACAAACCCGGGCAACTGACGGACGCAGAGTTTGCGCACATCAAGGGCCACCCCCGCGCCGCCTATGACCTGCTGTGCGGCAGCAGCGACATGGATGCCACCGTGCTGGACGCCTGCCTGCATCACCACGAGCGGCTGGATGGCGGTGGCTACCCCGACGGACTGGGGGGCGATGAAATCAGCCTGCTGGCACGCATGACCGCCATCTGCGATGTGTACGACGCCATCACCTCCGACCGCCCCTACAAGAAAGGCTGGCCCCCGTCCGAATCGCTGCGCCGCATGGCCGAATGGACGGGTACCCACCTGGACAAGCGCCTGTTCGAAACCTTTGTCAAAACCGTGGGCATCTACCCGGTGGGATCGTTGGTGCGCCTGCAATCCGAACGGCTGGCCGTGGTCAGCGAGCCCTCGGTCAAAAGCCTGACCGCCCCCCGCGTGGTGGTGTTTTACTGCACACAAAGCCAGCGCAATCTCAGCCCCCAACTGGTCGATCTGTCCCAGCCGGGCCAGGACCGCATCGTCTGCCAGGAAGACCCGGGCGAATGGCCGTTCACCCACCTGGAAACGCTGTGGCGCAAGGGTGCAGCTGCCACTGCCTGA
- a CDS encoding enterochelin esterase domain-containing protein, whose protein sequence is MTLKRILQKPTPFALAGVLCAVLAGAAEAQDNSPEPMLKKTVQTAVAAAGQRLPLEVPAGQVVQLRITGENVHVDLRDAQGLHLRRLAENGRGVQTAMWRTQGAQHEQLWATPVLAGLPATAGLQVLQTWTSEGPAPLSAADTPMGPQLQALEQAVAGGAGTEAFWQTVQRQGAPLVEPWQDGQLLVTFVWRDRGNTNVRLFGSPSGDHNPLQKLAGSDVWWTSVVMDPRARLSYGLAPDVPQIADTRQQRRMILATLQRDPLNPAVFPTAPWGGLDDIHQGRSVLSLPQAPAQPWVAARAGVPRGTLTRHVVHSAILGNERDVWTYVPAGAGAQGVQGLLVLFDAHAYVHDVATPRILDNLVANGLLPPVAAVIVGNASPEVRGDELPPNPQFARFMAEELMPWVQAQGLGQMARRTVVAGSSYGGLVSSYLGLTHPELFGNVLSMSGSYWWAPEGEAPGWMQRAWQTLPAPMPNVRFYLDAGLFESGRGARDGILETTAELGDVLRARGLRVMQRSFVSGHDYVQWQASLGCGLVALLAPQHMQLSRVRGCKGVPQ, encoded by the coding sequence ATGACCTTGAAAAGAATTTTGCAGAAACCCACCCCCTTCGCCCTGGCCGGGGTCCTGTGCGCGGTGCTCGCTGGCGCGGCGGAGGCGCAGGACAACAGCCCGGAGCCGATGCTGAAAAAAACGGTGCAGACCGCCGTTGCCGCCGCAGGGCAGCGGCTGCCGCTGGAAGTGCCCGCCGGCCAGGTGGTGCAGCTGCGCATCACCGGGGAGAACGTGCACGTCGATCTGCGCGATGCCCAGGGGCTGCATCTGCGCCGCCTGGCCGAGAACGGCCGGGGCGTGCAGACGGCCATGTGGCGTACCCAGGGTGCACAGCACGAACAGCTGTGGGCCACGCCCGTGCTGGCCGGCCTGCCGGCCACGGCGGGCCTGCAGGTGCTGCAGACCTGGACCAGCGAAGGGCCCGCACCCCTGTCTGCCGCGGACACGCCGATGGGTCCGCAGCTGCAGGCGCTGGAGCAGGCCGTGGCCGGCGGCGCTGGCACCGAGGCGTTCTGGCAGACCGTGCAGCGGCAGGGTGCGCCGCTGGTGGAGCCGTGGCAGGACGGCCAACTGCTGGTGACCTTTGTGTGGCGCGACCGGGGCAACACCAATGTGCGCCTGTTCGGCAGCCCCAGCGGCGACCACAACCCGCTGCAGAAGCTGGCCGGCAGCGATGTCTGGTGGACCAGCGTGGTGATGGATCCGCGCGCGCGCCTGAGCTATGGGCTGGCGCCGGATGTGCCGCAGATTGCCGATACGCGGCAGCAGCGGCGCATGATTCTGGCCACACTGCAGCGCGATCCGCTGAACCCGGCGGTCTTTCCCACCGCCCCGTGGGGCGGGCTGGACGACATCCACCAGGGGCGCTCGGTGCTGAGCCTGCCGCAGGCGCCTGCCCAGCCCTGGGTCGCCGCACGCGCCGGGGTGCCGCGCGGCACGCTGACACGCCATGTGGTGCACAGCGCCATCCTGGGCAATGAGCGCGATGTGTGGACCTATGTGCCTGCGGGCGCGGGCGCGCAGGGCGTGCAGGGGCTGCTGGTGCTGTTCGACGCCCATGCCTATGTGCACGACGTGGCCACGCCGCGCATTCTGGACAACCTGGTGGCCAATGGCCTGCTGCCGCCGGTGGCGGCGGTGATCGTGGGCAATGCCAGTCCCGAGGTCCGGGGGGACGAGCTGCCACCCAACCCGCAGTTCGCCCGCTTCATGGCCGAGGAACTGATGCCCTGGGTGCAGGCCCAGGGGCTGGGGCAGATGGCACGCCGCACCGTGGTGGCGGGCAGCAGCTATGGGGGACTGGTGTCCAGCTACCTGGGACTGACCCACCCGGAGCTGTTTGGCAACGTGCTGAGCATGTCAGGCTCCTACTGGTGGGCACCAGAGGGCGAAGCGCCGGGCTGGATGCAGCGGGCCTGGCAGACGCTGCCCGCGCCCATGCCGAACGTGCGCTTCTACCTTGATGCGGGCCTGTTCGAAAGCGGTCGGGGCGCGCGCGACGGCATTCTGGAAACCACGGCCGAGCTGGGCGACGTGCTGCGCGCGCGCGGGCTGAGGGTGATGCAGCGCAGCTTCGTCAGCGGCCACGACTATGTCCAGTGGCAGGCGTCGCTGGGCTGCGGCCTGGTGGCGCTGCTGGCCCCGCAGCATATGCAGCTGTCGCGCGTGCGGGGCTGCAAGGGCGTGCCGCAGTAG
- a CDS encoding TonB-dependent receptor, with protein sequence MSPSHRTLFPAARSGLLSPHVLALAGVLGLSATVARAQDEPTTTLKEVTVRSAQDVQTLPAPAAGGQVAKGAGLGLLGNRDVMDAPFNITSYTQQVIADQQSATVAAVLENDPSVRFTTNAGHAYENYTIRGLEVNSSDVSLNGLYGMAPDGHIPTEMLERVEVLKGPGALLNGMAPGGAVGGVVNVVTKRPTADDRTQLTTSFATGSQFGVHADVSRRFGEERRLGIRVNGSMASGETDVDDQKRRKRLGALAMDYQGDRWTLGLDAYSYRSTIANGSPLMVGFATVGHMVAAPDASLNQFRGMQAEQQSDGVMLRGTAELNDAWSVYGSLGWAEHEYTGMLNGTRGILQKDGHTLNTQTYNQYGYTKNLTGDVGVRGKFRTGAVAHELVLSMNQLRQEGGRGLNAKGGVPSASYVSDLYAPSDKVVFSSEATAYKQEKDNVITSYAVADTLNMLDGKLAVTAGLRLQQVEQKMAGYDAQATTPMLGIVAKPWGGHLSLYANYIEGLSAGTTVAAGYANAGETLKPYQTKQMEAGVKWQNAGLTHTFSLFQISKPSAISVTRVGDTLPTLVDDGEQRNRGAEWTVSGKLASAWTLLGGVAYTQAKQTKTQGGSKDGLDMYGVPRWTANLGADYAVAAVPGLAVSGRMVYTGTQWVNSSNTIQAPSWTRFDAGVRYATRMGGKPVTLRANLQNLFDRQYWAGAFADNFMTVGAPRTLRLSATVDF encoded by the coding sequence ATGTCTCCTTCGCATCGCACCCTGTTCCCCGCTGCGCGCAGCGGCTTGCTGTCTCCCCATGTCCTGGCCTTGGCCGGTGTGCTGGGCCTGAGTGCCACCGTCGCACGGGCCCAGGACGAGCCCACCACCACGCTCAAGGAAGTCACCGTGCGTTCGGCACAGGATGTGCAGACGCTGCCTGCCCCGGCGGCAGGGGGGCAGGTGGCCAAGGGCGCCGGCCTGGGTCTGCTGGGCAACCGCGATGTGATGGATGCACCGTTCAACATCACCAGCTACACCCAGCAGGTGATTGCCGACCAGCAGAGCGCCACGGTGGCGGCGGTGCTGGAAAACGACCCCTCGGTGCGCTTCACCACCAATGCCGGTCACGCCTACGAAAACTACACCATCCGCGGGCTGGAGGTGAATTCCAGCGATGTCTCTCTCAACGGCCTGTACGGCATGGCGCCCGACGGGCACATTCCCACCGAAATGCTGGAGCGTGTCGAAGTCCTCAAGGGCCCGGGCGCGCTGCTCAACGGCATGGCGCCGGGCGGCGCCGTGGGCGGTGTCGTGAATGTGGTGACCAAGCGTCCCACGGCCGATGACCGCACACAGCTGACCACCTCGTTCGCCACGGGTTCGCAGTTCGGTGTGCACGCCGACGTGTCCAGACGCTTTGGGGAAGAGCGCCGGCTCGGCATCCGTGTCAACGGCAGCATGGCCAGCGGTGAAACCGATGTCGACGACCAGAAGCGCCGCAAGCGCCTGGGTGCGCTGGCGATGGACTACCAGGGCGATCGCTGGACGCTGGGGCTGGACGCCTACAGCTACCGCTCCACCATCGCCAATGGCAGCCCGCTGATGGTGGGCTTTGCCACGGTGGGCCATATGGTGGCCGCGCCGGATGCCTCGCTGAACCAGTTCCGCGGCATGCAGGCGGAGCAGCAAAGTGACGGCGTGATGCTGCGCGGTACGGCCGAGCTGAACGACGCCTGGAGCGTGTACGGCAGCCTGGGCTGGGCCGAGCACGAATACACCGGCATGCTCAACGGCACGCGCGGCATTCTGCAAAAAGACGGCCACACGCTGAACACCCAGACCTACAACCAGTATGGCTACACCAAGAACCTCACCGGGGATGTGGGGGTGCGCGGCAAGTTCCGCACCGGCGCGGTGGCGCATGAACTGGTGCTGTCCATGAACCAGCTGCGCCAGGAAGGCGGGCGTGGCCTGAATGCCAAGGGCGGCGTGCCGTCGGCCAGCTATGTGAGCGATCTGTATGCGCCCAGCGACAAGGTGGTGTTCAGCAGCGAGGCGACCGCCTACAAGCAGGAAAAGGACAACGTCATCACCAGCTATGCCGTGGCCGACACGCTGAACATGCTCGATGGCAAGCTCGCCGTCACCGCCGGTCTGCGCCTGCAGCAGGTGGAGCAGAAGATGGCTGGCTACGACGCCCAGGCCACCACGCCCATGCTGGGCATTGTGGCCAAGCCCTGGGGAGGGCATCTGTCGCTGTACGCCAACTACATCGAAGGCCTGAGCGCAGGCACCACCGTGGCCGCCGGGTACGCGAATGCTGGCGAGACCCTGAAGCCCTACCAGACCAAGCAGATGGAGGCCGGGGTCAAGTGGCAGAACGCCGGGCTGACGCACACCTTCTCTCTGTTCCAGATCAGCAAGCCCTCCGCCATTTCGGTGACCCGCGTGGGGGATACGCTGCCCACGCTGGTGGATGACGGCGAGCAGCGCAACCGCGGTGCGGAGTGGACCGTGTCGGGCAAGCTCGCATCCGCGTGGACGCTGCTGGGTGGCGTGGCCTACACCCAGGCCAAGCAGACCAAGACCCAGGGCGGCAGCAAGGACGGGCTGGACATGTATGGCGTGCCGCGCTGGACGGCGAATCTGGGGGCCGACTATGCCGTGGCCGCCGTGCCGGGGCTGGCGGTCAGCGGCCGCATGGTCTACACCGGTACGCAGTGGGTCAATTCCAGCAACACCATCCAGGCGCCCAGCTGGACGCGTTTTGACGCCGGGGTGCGCTATGCCACCCGCATGGGCGGCAAGCCCGTCACCCTGCGCGCCAACCTGCAGAATCTGTTTGACCGCCAATACTGGGCGGGGGCATTCGCCGACAACTTCATGACCGTGGGTGCACCGCGCACGCTGCGTCTGTCGGCCACGGTGGACTTCTGA
- a CDS encoding GGDEF domain-containing protein, giving the protein MDTTFVWDDNFITDLEGVDGQHHALVDLFNELSGALFRQGQGQDNDALLEDIYRRLLAYTEYHFAEEEELMQQHGLDERHMQPHRHLHQQFVEQVALLWRQRKSMADPGTTLVGFLTSWLGLHILGVDQSMARQICSIRGGLSPAQAFDQERRNNDNGTQALLKMIGKLYTALSLQNMQLAESNLLLEERVAERTQELAQANVRLEAMSRTDGLLQIANRAYFEERLVQACAQAGRSGRPVGLVMVDVDHFKRYNDHHGHQQGDRCLQAVAQALRTSVHRVSDVVARYGGEEFAVILPDTDAEGALAVARQIVRNVRLLELAHGNSPVWPCVTVSAGAASMVPPASKDGRYGRTQLVDMADAALYGAKSLGRNGCQLAAAPQVPAEDATQQPV; this is encoded by the coding sequence ATGGACACGACATTTGTCTGGGACGACAACTTCATTACCGATCTGGAAGGCGTGGATGGGCAACACCATGCGCTGGTGGATCTGTTCAACGAATTGAGCGGTGCGCTGTTTCGCCAGGGGCAGGGCCAGGACAACGACGCCCTGCTGGAAGACATCTACCGCCGTCTGCTGGCCTATACCGAATACCACTTTGCCGAAGAAGAAGAGCTGATGCAGCAGCACGGCCTGGACGAACGCCACATGCAGCCGCACCGCCATCTGCACCAGCAGTTTGTGGAGCAGGTGGCGCTGCTGTGGCGCCAGCGCAAGAGCATGGCCGACCCGGGCACCACGCTGGTGGGCTTTCTGACCTCGTGGCTGGGCCTGCACATCCTGGGCGTGGACCAGTCGATGGCGCGGCAGATCTGCTCTATCCGCGGCGGCCTGTCGCCGGCCCAGGCCTTCGACCAGGAGCGCCGCAACAACGACAACGGCACCCAGGCGCTGCTGAAGATGATCGGCAAGCTCTACACCGCGCTGTCGCTGCAGAACATGCAGCTGGCCGAATCCAATCTGCTGCTGGAAGAACGCGTGGCCGAACGCACCCAGGAGCTGGCCCAGGCCAATGTGCGGCTGGAAGCCATGTCGCGCACCGATGGCCTGCTGCAGATTGCCAACCGCGCCTACTTTGAGGAACGCCTGGTGCAGGCCTGTGCCCAGGCCGGCCGCAGCGGCCGGCCCGTGGGGCTGGTGATGGTCGATGTGGACCATTTCAAGCGCTACAACGACCACCACGGCCACCAGCAGGGCGACCGCTGCCTGCAGGCCGTCGCCCAGGCGTTGCGCACCAGCGTGCACCGCGTCAGCGATGTGGTGGCGCGCTACGGTGGTGAAGAGTTTGCCGTGATCCTGCCGGACACCGACGCCGAAGGCGCGCTGGCCGTGGCCAGGCAGATCGTGCGCAATGTACGCCTGCTGGAGCTGGCGCACGGCAACTCGCCGGTCTGGCCTTGCGTCACCGTCAGCGCGGGCGCGGCCAGCATGGTGCCGCCCGCCAGCAAGGACGGTCGCTATGGCCGCACCCAGCTGGTGGACATGGCCGATGCGGCGCTTTACGGCGCGAAATCGCTGGGGCGCAACGGCTGCCAGCTGGCAGCCGCGCCGCAGGTGCCGGCGGAAGACGCCACCCAGCAGCCGGTCTGA
- the recG gene encoding ATP-dependent DNA helicase RecG — protein sequence MPASVPAKKPAASAAQQAMHKLGLVRDIDLALHLPLRYEDETRIIPLKNARDGETVQIEATVTQSEVQLRPRRMLKVTVDDGTGTCVLTFFSFYPSHQKTLSPGAVLRIRGEVKGGFWGRQMLHPAFKLAGGELPQALTPIYPTTAGLPQPYLRRAIASALQRVQLPETLPPGTPPPVLPYWSEAGLHGLLGLREALYFLHNPTPDVALATLEDHSHPAWQRLKAEELLAQQLSQYQAKRERARLRAPALRVPPPAAGEQSLVEQFLAVLPFGLTGAQQRVCREIADDMARTMPMHRLLQGDVGSGKTVVAALSAMVCIAAGWQCALMAPTEILAEQHFGKLVGWLEPILEPLGKKVAWLSGAQKKKERAAMLALVASGEAALVVGTHAVIQEQVQFHNLALAVIDEQHRFGVAQRLALRQKLAHAGLEPHLLMMSATPIPRTLAMSYYADLDVSVIDELPPGRTPIVTKVISDSRKDEVIARIGAQVAAGRQVYWVCPLIEESEALDLSNATATHTDLSEALPGVMVGLLHSRMPTAEKKAVMELFTAGIMGVLVSTTVIEVGVDVPNASLMVIEHAERFGLSQLHQLRGRVGRGAAASACVLLYAVNDNGRLSDTGKERLRAMAETNDGFEIARRDLEIRGPGEFLGARQSGAAMLRFADLEQDIALLEWARELAPSMLEQHPLLAEMHISRWLGGKAEYLKA from the coding sequence ATGCCTGCTTCTGTTCCCGCCAAAAAACCTGCCGCCAGTGCCGCCCAACAGGCCATGCACAAGCTGGGCCTGGTGCGTGACATCGATCTGGCCCTGCACCTGCCGCTGCGCTACGAGGACGAAACCCGCATCATCCCGCTGAAGAATGCGCGCGATGGCGAGACGGTGCAGATCGAAGCCACGGTCACCCAGAGCGAAGTCCAGCTGCGCCCCCGCCGCATGCTCAAGGTCACGGTGGACGACGGCACCGGCACCTGCGTGCTCACCTTCTTCAGCTTCTACCCCTCGCACCAGAAAACCCTGTCGCCGGGGGCGGTGCTGCGCATCCGGGGCGAAGTCAAAGGGGGGTTCTGGGGGCGGCAGATGCTGCACCCTGCCTTCAAGCTGGCCGGTGGCGAGCTGCCCCAGGCGCTGACCCCCATCTACCCGACCACCGCCGGCCTGCCGCAGCCCTATTTGCGCCGTGCGATTGCCAGTGCGTTGCAGCGTGTGCAGCTGCCCGAGACGCTGCCGCCGGGCACGCCGCCGCCGGTGCTGCCGTACTGGAGCGAAGCGGGGCTGCATGGCCTGCTGGGCTTGCGGGAGGCGCTTTATTTCCTGCACAACCCCACACCCGATGTGGCGCTGGCCACGCTGGAAGACCATTCCCACCCGGCCTGGCAGCGCCTGAAGGCCGAAGAGCTGCTGGCCCAGCAGCTGTCGCAGTACCAGGCCAAGCGCGAGCGTGCGCGGCTCAGGGCCCCGGCCTTGCGCGTGCCGCCGCCTGCCGCCGGGGAGCAGTCCTTGGTGGAGCAGTTTCTGGCGGTCCTGCCTTTTGGCCTGACCGGGGCCCAGCAGCGCGTCTGCCGCGAAATCGCCGATGACATGGCGCGCACCATGCCCATGCACCGCCTGCTGCAGGGCGATGTGGGCTCGGGCAAGACCGTGGTGGCCGCCCTGTCGGCCATGGTCTGCATTGCCGCCGGCTGGCAGTGCGCGCTGATGGCGCCCACTGAAATCCTGGCCGAACAGCACTTCGGCAAGCTGGTGGGCTGGCTGGAGCCCATCCTGGAGCCGCTGGGCAAAAAAGTGGCCTGGCTGTCCGGGGCGCAGAAAAAAAAGGAACGTGCCGCCATGCTGGCGCTGGTGGCCAGCGGCGAAGCCGCGCTGGTGGTCGGCACGCATGCGGTGATCCAGGAGCAGGTGCAGTTCCACAACCTGGCGCTGGCCGTGATCGACGAGCAACACCGCTTTGGTGTGGCCCAGCGCCTGGCATTGCGGCAGAAGCTGGCCCATGCCGGCCTGGAGCCGCACCTGCTGATGATGAGTGCCACGCCCATTCCCCGCACCCTGGCGATGAGCTATTACGCGGATCTGGATGTGTCCGTCATCGACGAGCTGCCACCGGGGCGCACGCCCATCGTGACCAAGGTCATCTCGGACAGTCGCAAGGACGAGGTCATCGCCCGCATCGGTGCCCAGGTGGCCGCCGGGCGGCAGGTCTACTGGGTGTGCCCGCTGATCGAGGAAAGCGAGGCGCTGGACCTGTCCAATGCCACGGCCACGCACACCGATCTGAGCGAAGCCCTGCCCGGCGTGATGGTGGGGCTGCTGCACTCGCGCATGCCCACGGCCGAGAAGAAGGCCGTGATGGAGCTGTTCACGGCCGGCATCATGGGCGTGCTGGTGTCCACCACGGTGATCGAAGTGGGGGTGGACGTGCCCAATGCCAGCCTGATGGTGATCGAGCATGCCGAGCGGTTTGGCCTGAGCCAGCTGCACCAGCTGCGCGGCCGCGTGGGGCGGGGCGCGGCGGCTTCGGCCTGCGTGCTGCTGTATGCGGTCAACGACAACGGGCGCTTGTCCGATACCGGCAAGGAGCGGCTGCGCGCCATGGCCGAGACCAACGATGGCTTCGAGATTGCGCGGCGCGACCTGGAAATCCGCGGCCCGGGCGAATTCCTGGGCGCACGCCAGTCGGGCGCGGCCATGCTGCGCTTTGCCGATCTGGAGCAGGACATTGCGCTGCTGGAATGGGCGCGTGAGCTGGCACCATCCATGCTGGAGCAGCATCCGCTGCTGGCGGAGATGCATATTTCACGCTGGCTGGGCGGCAAGGCCGAATACCTCAAGGCGTGA